In Gemmatimonadota bacterium, a genomic segment contains:
- a CDS encoding tetratricopeptide repeat protein, translating to MIRAAPLLAVLLLLFAAEIPPPANAQGATAQNRSAQDGDAFKEAIKEGLAARQRYVDRIEELQTEVTRQNARLRTAGTGNRDEQERRNETMSALARLHMSVGQYDQAVELLSSAVEQAGATEYTADMRALLGRLLLGLGRYDEAEAVLAATRSRQGGPALATVRLAEVYFTTGRTDEGLELCREVLRNTGSQGPPNAPNLMAAGLAARYLELSHEANSFLAAATRVDGEYLDAYVAWGRLFLDKHNRAEATGIFEDALKIDAGYPPALMGLAEALAEKQPLPAEAIVQKALAINPALMEGRLFLAGLHLTDEAYDEAIGQLDQALEVNPESPETHALLAAAYHGQGRQAEFEAARQRVLDINPSYGRLYEIIANHLTRRYRFRESVEMGRRAIETDPALWSAYAGLGISLTRVGEMDEARRMLEQAFDRDPFDTRTYNTLELLDAFEDFETRESGPFILKIHRDEDAVYGKLALDLLEEAHRTIAPRYGFTPDGPVLVEMLPDNDDFMVRIAGVPGTGGLLGVCFGEVVVANSPRARPKGTFNWGQTLWHEYIHVTHLQQTRNRIPRWLAEGIAVYETRLARPEWDMDLEAEFTEAAIQGELLAVSELNRGFTRPKSRNQIVLSYYQASVVVEYIVDTFGFEAVRHMLDLYNRNRTTAEVVREVTGRSMEDFDRDFADYTEERIAGLSRVLQFKPPRDEKPSMAELEAMAADHPESFYAHLMLGQALHMQKRYEEAIAPLERARTLFANYTHAGNPHALLAEIYLEQGNTEAAMEALEALTAVDEDDIESCKTLAGLYAGEGRRGDALRILERAVMIDPFDAEIRKMRAGLYERDGRPELAVPEYEAVLAVETTDRVQAQYDLARAYLAAGRKDDARKAALKALEAAPGFEAAQEVLLRSLE from the coding sequence ATGATCAGAGCCGCCCCTTTGCTCGCGGTGCTTCTGCTGCTCTTCGCGGCGGAAATCCCTCCCCCTGCTAACGCCCAGGGCGCAACAGCCCAGAACCGCTCCGCCCAGGACGGCGACGCCTTCAAAGAAGCGATCAAGGAAGGTCTTGCGGCGCGCCAGCGCTACGTGGACCGGATCGAGGAACTCCAGACGGAGGTCACGAGGCAAAACGCCCGCCTGCGCACCGCCGGTACCGGCAATCGTGATGAGCAGGAGCGGCGAAACGAGACGATGTCGGCGCTTGCACGGCTTCACATGTCCGTCGGACAGTATGATCAGGCCGTCGAACTCCTGAGTAGCGCGGTGGAGCAGGCGGGCGCGACCGAATACACCGCCGACATGCGCGCGTTGCTTGGCAGACTACTCCTGGGCCTGGGGCGGTATGACGAGGCGGAGGCCGTGCTGGCCGCTACCCGGTCTCGCCAGGGCGGTCCGGCGCTGGCCACCGTTCGGCTCGCGGAGGTGTATTTCACGACGGGCAGGACCGATGAAGGCCTCGAACTGTGCCGCGAGGTCCTGAGGAACACTGGATCACAAGGACCGCCGAACGCACCGAACCTGATGGCCGCGGGGCTCGCCGCGCGGTACCTGGAGCTTTCTCACGAGGCCAACTCGTTTCTGGCCGCCGCGACACGTGTCGACGGCGAGTATCTCGATGCCTACGTGGCATGGGGTCGCCTCTTCCTCGACAAGCACAACCGTGCGGAAGCGACGGGGATTTTCGAAGACGCGCTGAAGATCGACGCCGGATATCCGCCGGCGCTGATGGGCCTGGCCGAGGCGCTTGCGGAGAAACAGCCGCTGCCGGCGGAGGCCATAGTACAGAAGGCGCTCGCGATCAACCCCGCGCTCATGGAGGGACGTCTTTTCCTCGCGGGTCTCCACCTGACGGACGAGGCCTATGATGAGGCGATCGGCCAGCTGGACCAGGCCCTGGAGGTCAACCCGGAATCGCCAGAAACACATGCCCTCCTGGCGGCCGCTTACCACGGCCAGGGCCGCCAGGCCGAATTCGAAGCCGCCCGGCAGCGCGTCCTGGACATAAATCCTTCCTATGGCCGGCTGTACGAAATCATCGCGAACCACCTCACGCGGCGCTACCGGTTCCGGGAGTCCGTGGAGATGGGCCGCCGTGCGATCGAGACCGACCCCGCGCTCTGGTCGGCCTACGCCGGGCTTGGGATCAGCCTGACCCGGGTAGGCGAGATGGATGAGGCCCGCCGGATGCTGGAACAGGCCTTCGACAGAGACCCATTCGACACCCGGACCTACAACACGCTGGAACTGCTCGACGCCTTCGAAGATTTCGAGACCAGGGAAAGCGGACCGTTTATCCTGAAGATCCACCGGGACGAAGACGCCGTGTACGGGAAGCTGGCCCTCGACCTGCTCGAAGAAGCCCACCGGACGATCGCGCCGCGGTACGGGTTCACGCCGGATGGACCCGTGCTCGTCGAGATGCTGCCGGACAACGACGACTTCATGGTGCGCATCGCCGGCGTGCCGGGAACGGGCGGCCTGCTGGGAGTCTGCTTCGGCGAGGTGGTGGTGGCGAATTCACCCAGGGCCCGGCCGAAGGGGACGTTCAACTGGGGGCAGACGCTCTGGCACGAGTACATCCACGTCACCCATCTGCAGCAGACGCGCAACCGGATCCCCCGCTGGCTGGCGGAAGGCATCGCCGTCTACGAAACGCGTCTCGCCCGGCCGGAATGGGACATGGACCTGGAAGCGGAGTTCACCGAGGCGGCCATCCAGGGCGAGTTACTCGCCGTCAGCGAACTGAACCGGGGTTTCACCCGGCCGAAGTCGCGGAATCAGATCGTCCTTTCCTACTACCAGGCCTCGGTCGTCGTGGAATACATCGTGGACACCTTCGGATTCGAGGCGGTCCGGCACATGCTGGACCTGTACAACAGGAATCGAACCACCGCCGAAGTCGTTCGCGAGGTAACGGGCCGGTCCATGGAAGACTTCGACCGGGATTTCGCGGACTATACCGAAGAACGGATCGCCGGGCTCAGCCGCGTTTTACAATTCAAGCCGCCGCGCGACGAGAAGCCGTCCATGGCCGAACTGGAGGCGATGGCGGCCGATCACCCGGAGAGTTTCTACGCCCACCTGATGCTGGGCCAGGCGTTGCACATGCAGAAACGGTACGAAGAAGCCATCGCGCCGCTTGAACGCGCCCGGACCCTCTTCGCCAATTACACCCATGCCGGCAACCCCCACGCATTGCTGGCGGAGATCTACCTCGAACAGGGGAACACGGAGGCGGCGATGGAGGCCCTCGAGGCCCTCACCGCCGTCGACGAGGACGACATCGAATCCTGCAAGACCTTGGCCGGGCTCTACGCCGGGGAAGGCCGGCGCGGGGACGCCCTCCGCATCCTGGAACGGGCCGTCATGATCGATCCCTTCGACGCCGAGATCCGCAAGATGCGCGCCGGTTTGTACGAACGGGACGGAAGGCCGGAACTGGCCGTGCCAGAGTACGAAGCCGTGCTGGCGGTCGAGACCACCGACCGGGTGCAGGCGCAGTACGACCTGGCCCGCGCCTATCTGGCGGCGGGAAGGAAGGACGACGCCAGGAAGGCCGCGCTGAAGGCCCTGGAGGCTGCGCCCGGCTTCGAAGCCGCCCAGGAGGTCCTGCTCCGGTCGCTGGAATGA
- a CDS encoding DNA internalization-related competence protein ComEC/Rec2 — protein MQRPALFIAVCFVIGILLGHRVDVSPVLFALGAVAVIAAGYALYRTRGTTSPYLRIFMALSLMFAGAFWYAVQVRVVPANDIRRFCDQRQRHVLTGTIVRSPDARARFTLVTMDVDSISLGVVGWASRESPGMATATDQAAPVTGRLQVRLNSGIDPGRYGDRVLVSGRLRSPQPARNPGGFDARTYYGSRGVYALVSVRDAGSYRVTRRSTSFTWQTGVIDPLRSSIDRSIDRTMRGDSAALLKGILLGARQQLPEDLLHTFRTIGLAHILAVSGLHVGLITLVIHTLLSVLRLPRNIVVAGTLGVLVLYAFITNLTPSVIRATIMAALFLAGRQLDRQTDTVNILAVAAIVILLIWPSALFDLSFQLSFLATYAIITGYPRMKELLPERISRSEKWWARWLRDGLLVSVAAQLGALPVVAGTFYQVSWMSAVANLFIGPLVFLNTTFGVLTALTGPLAIEIARLFSAVNTLVLFAMIHLSKTFSGAPSALVEVPAPSTLFYGSFYGAGLLLLWKPGGSRARRTRLGLLALSLLLFCYNLLPDRSLRITVLDVGQGDAIFIACPNGRTLLVDGGVRTHFYDAGARVILPFMRAKGYRRVDTIIVTHPDLDHYGGLRAVVESVEVGEVLSSGVGSQSRSYQAWREAIDRRGIPYRMVARGDTLAALGGVRGLFLHPDPLFLTGPSKSSSNEVSLVLRLSLGAFSMLLTGDIEEKGEAATVRRPSILKSTVLKSPHHGSRSSSGTTFLNAVDPEAVAVSAGMYNAFGHPSPEVIERYRRRGAEVFRTDEGGAVVIRSNGRSWDMSYFAPPRPLGPTPGQVVDGFLLTAK, from the coding sequence ATGCAACGCCCGGCCCTGTTCATCGCGGTGTGTTTTGTAATCGGCATCCTGTTGGGACACCGCGTCGACGTATCGCCTGTCCTATTTGCGCTAGGTGCAGTCGCGGTCATCGCGGCGGGTTACGCGCTCTATCGGACCCGTGGAACCACCTCGCCGTACCTTCGCATATTCATGGCTCTGAGCCTCATGTTCGCGGGCGCCTTCTGGTACGCGGTACAGGTGCGGGTCGTGCCCGCGAACGACATCCGGAGATTCTGCGACCAGCGGCAACGGCATGTGCTGACCGGGACGATCGTCCGATCGCCCGATGCGAGAGCACGTTTCACCCTGGTTACGATGGACGTGGACTCCATCTCGTTGGGCGTTGTCGGCTGGGCTTCAAGAGAGTCGCCTGGCATGGCGACCGCCACCGATCAAGCGGCCCCCGTGACTGGCCGCCTGCAGGTCCGCCTGAACAGCGGCATCGATCCCGGCCGGTACGGCGACCGCGTCCTCGTATCGGGACGCCTGCGCAGCCCCCAACCCGCTCGCAACCCCGGCGGATTCGACGCGCGCACCTACTACGGGAGCAGGGGGGTTTACGCGCTGGTGAGCGTGCGCGATGCGGGCAGCTATCGCGTGACGCGGCGCAGTACGTCGTTCACCTGGCAGACCGGGGTCATCGACCCGCTGCGAAGCAGCATCGACCGGTCCATCGACCGGACCATGCGGGGCGATTCTGCCGCCCTGCTGAAAGGCATCCTGCTGGGTGCGCGGCAGCAGCTGCCCGAGGATCTGCTCCACACCTTCAGGACGATCGGCCTGGCCCATATCCTGGCCGTGTCCGGGCTGCACGTCGGCCTGATTACCCTGGTGATCCACACGCTGCTGTCCGTCCTGAGACTGCCGCGGAACATCGTCGTCGCCGGCACGCTGGGCGTATTGGTGCTTTACGCCTTCATCACCAACCTGACGCCGTCGGTCATCCGGGCTACGATCATGGCGGCGCTCTTCCTGGCGGGCCGCCAGCTGGACCGTCAGACCGACACCGTCAACATCCTGGCCGTGGCGGCCATCGTCATTCTCCTGATCTGGCCCTCGGCCCTCTTCGACCTGAGCTTCCAGCTGTCCTTCCTGGCGACCTACGCTATCATCACGGGATATCCCCGGATGAAGGAACTGCTCCCCGAGCGGATTTCACGGTCGGAGAAATGGTGGGCCCGCTGGCTGCGGGACGGGTTGCTGGTCTCGGTCGCGGCGCAACTGGGCGCGCTGCCCGTGGTAGCGGGTACGTTCTACCAGGTTTCCTGGATGTCGGCGGTGGCGAATCTATTCATCGGGCCGCTGGTGTTCCTGAACACGACCTTCGGCGTGCTCACCGCCCTGACCGGCCCCCTGGCCATCGAAATCGCCCGCCTCTTCAGCGCCGTCAACACGCTGGTCCTGTTCGCCATGATCCACCTCTCGAAGACCTTCTCCGGCGCGCCGTCCGCGCTGGTCGAGGTGCCGGCGCCTTCCACGCTCTTCTATGGCTCCTTCTACGGCGCGGGCCTGCTGCTGCTTTGGAAACCGGGTGGGTCCCGGGCGCGGCGGACGCGGCTGGGTCTGCTGGCCCTTTCTCTCTTGCTCTTCTGTTACAACCTGCTGCCCGACCGGTCGCTGAGGATCACCGTCCTCGACGTCGGACAGGGGGACGCCATCTTCATTGCCTGTCCCAACGGACGCACCCTCCTGGTCGACGGTGGCGTCCGTACGCATTTTTACGACGCCGGCGCCCGCGTCATCCTGCCCTTCATGCGTGCGAAAGGATACCGCCGCGTGGATACGATTATCGTCACCCATCCCGACCTGGACCACTACGGCGGACTTCGGGCCGTCGTGGAGTCCGTTGAAGTGGGCGAGGTTCTTTCGAGCGGCGTCGGTTCTCAGTCCCGTTCCTACCAGGCCTGGCGCGAGGCCATCGACCGGCGCGGCATCCCGTACCGCATGGTCGCGAGGGGGGACACCCTCGCGGCGCTGGGCGGCGTGCGCGGCCTGTTTCTTCATCCGGATCCCCTGTTCCTGACAGGCCCGTCGAAGTCCAGCTCCAACGAGGTGTCCTTGGTCCTGCGCCTGTCCCTTGGCGCGTTCAGCATGCTCCTTACCGGCGACATCGAGGAAAAAGGCGAAGCCGCTACCGTCCGCCGGCCGTCCATCCTGAAAAGCACGGTGCTCAAATCGCCCCATCACGGAAGCCGCTCGTCGAGCGGAACGACCTTCCTGAACGCCGTCGACCCGGAGGCGGTGGCCGTTTCCGCCGGCATGTACAATGCCTTCGGCCACCCTTCGCCCGAGGTCATTGAGCGGTACAGGCGGCGGGGAGCGGAGGTGTTTCGAACGGACGAGGGCGGCGCGGTTGTGATCCGCAGCAACGGCCGTTCCTGGGACATGTCGTACTTTGCGCCGCCACGACCCCTCGGTCCCACGCCCGGCCAGGTGGTGGATGGGTTTCTCTTGACAGCAAAATAA
- the lipA gene encoding lipoyl synthase — translation MSETTTSHVPKPPWLKVRLKQGPNFQELKRLVGDNRLHTICESAQCPNIWECWEQRTATFMILGDICTRSCGFCAVKTGRPDKGLDWDEPERVAGAVEKLGLRFAVITSVNRDERDDGGAPIFAETIRAIRRRCPGVGVEVLIPDFKGSEAALQTVLDARPNLLNHNLETVPDLYRTVRPQARYDQSLELLERAKARGAKTKTGIMVGLGETDEAVHALMRDVAAVNCDILTVGQYLQPTKKHLPVRKHYHPDEFARFKQAGEAYGIPHVESGPLVRSSYHAADQADSVGGGRADDAASDNGGGQPANDNGLLTIDPLGTSPG, via the coding sequence ATGAGCGAAACGACTACATCCCACGTGCCCAAGCCCCCGTGGCTCAAGGTGCGACTGAAGCAGGGGCCGAACTTCCAGGAACTGAAACGCCTGGTCGGGGACAACCGGCTCCACACCATCTGCGAGAGCGCCCAGTGCCCCAACATCTGGGAATGCTGGGAGCAGCGTACCGCCACCTTCATGATCCTGGGCGACATCTGCACGCGCAGCTGCGGGTTCTGCGCGGTGAAGACGGGCCGGCCGGACAAGGGGCTGGACTGGGACGAGCCCGAGCGCGTGGCCGGGGCCGTGGAGAAGCTGGGATTGCGGTTCGCCGTGATCACCTCGGTGAACCGGGACGAGCGGGACGATGGCGGCGCGCCGATCTTCGCGGAAACGATCCGGGCCATACGGCGCAGGTGCCCGGGCGTGGGCGTGGAAGTGCTCATCCCGGATTTCAAGGGATCGGAAGCGGCGCTCCAGACCGTGCTCGACGCCCGTCCCAATCTGCTGAACCACAACCTGGAGACGGTGCCGGACCTGTACCGGACCGTGCGGCCCCAGGCGCGATACGACCAGTCACTCGAGTTGCTCGAGCGCGCGAAGGCCCGGGGCGCGAAGACCAAGACGGGCATCATGGTGGGGCTCGGCGAGACCGACGAAGCCGTCCACGCCCTCATGCGCGACGTGGCCGCGGTGAACTGCGACATCCTAACGGTGGGGCAGTACCTGCAGCCGACGAAGAAGCATCTGCCGGTACGTAAGCATTATCATCCGGACGAGTTCGCCCGGTTCAAGCAGGCTGGCGAAGCCTATGGCATCCCGCACGTGGAGTCCGGCCCCCTGGTCCGCAGCTCCTATCACGCGGCCGACCAGGCGGACAGCGTGGGCGGCGGGCGTGCAGACGACGCGGCATCAGACAACGGCGGTGGACAGCCGGCAAACGACAACGGGTTGCTGACCATTGATCCGCTCGGAACATCGCCCGGATAG
- a CDS encoding sigma-70 family RNA polymerase sigma factor, with the protein MTTTTQDDTYNIHLCLQGNANAFEPLVRRYQNAAFAVAMGFLRDRTDAEDAVQDAFVAAYCKLSQLKDPAIFGSWLHRIVVNRCKEWSRRKKASRLVRVDPNTEHIRDEYPVAARNHQDYIESLELWDEVERLPEHYRQVVNLYYYTGFSLKEIADFLDIPESTARGRLYQSRIRLKNALSPQEKETIAMSQIDVTEDVQDVVCKIAREDFKETIDMGDVENIVLYCGISTEVEIKPAKGNKLVIEGSKIALGTSEKAARSQLKEISVSRDVVEDFYTTGPHEGELFLGVRSDHDVPTAETRRISEYWKRDLTNEWALYEVSAGNRLIDVFPHLKEDIEVFPSLPESVRKSLGKSIRVSVQTQEVCPLDTKKSTMNGEIEGVFKAMWWQNENVFGPSEYCHISISVPKSKNVSVFRPSKISAEHVDASLMIYSCRNVSTLSHIGKDVYLFNCAFTKMQHIGGKLFHRMYDYGGGKWRDNVMDNIGLWEGEIDTVEGDVDIDVGRYELHASDLNGKVAIYNRYGTTHLKQTARQPESRFRLRTVSGDINLTLHEAIAPETSVSLHSLCGSFDYGNTRETIPLFNTQCSGHWLTMSSIIDFASADFVVSTESGKASIELFS; encoded by the coding sequence ATGACGACGACAACACAAGACGACACGTACAACATTCACCTGTGCCTGCAGGGAAACGCCAACGCCTTCGAGCCATTGGTCCGGCGTTACCAGAATGCCGCATTCGCTGTGGCCATGGGATTCCTTCGGGACAGGACAGACGCGGAGGACGCGGTACAGGACGCCTTTGTGGCCGCCTATTGCAAGTTGTCGCAGTTGAAGGACCCGGCCATCTTCGGCAGCTGGCTACACAGAATCGTCGTCAACCGATGCAAGGAATGGAGCCGCCGGAAGAAAGCCAGCCGACTGGTTCGTGTCGATCCGAATACCGAACACATACGCGACGAATATCCCGTGGCGGCTCGGAACCACCAGGACTACATCGAAAGCCTTGAACTCTGGGATGAAGTCGAGAGACTGCCCGAACACTATCGCCAGGTCGTCAATCTGTACTACTACACGGGCTTTTCACTGAAAGAGATCGCCGACTTTTTGGACATTCCGGAATCCACGGCGAGAGGACGGCTTTACCAGTCCCGAATCCGCTTGAAAAACGCCTTGTCGCCCCAGGAAAAGGAGACCATCGCCATGAGCCAGATCGATGTCACCGAAGATGTCCAGGATGTGGTCTGCAAGATCGCCAGAGAAGACTTCAAAGAAACGATCGATATGGGCGACGTGGAAAACATCGTCCTTTACTGTGGGATTAGTACAGAAGTGGAGATTAAACCGGCAAAGGGCAATAAGCTTGTAATCGAAGGCTCCAAGATCGCGCTTGGGACGTCTGAGAAAGCGGCCCGGAGCCAGTTAAAAGAGATTTCTGTTTCAAGGGATGTGGTCGAAGATTTCTATACAACTGGGCCTCACGAAGGGGAGTTGTTCCTGGGTGTCAGATCCGACCACGACGTACCAACCGCGGAAACGCGGCGTATCAGTGAATATTGGAAGCGTGATCTGACAAACGAATGGGCATTGTATGAAGTAAGCGCCGGGAACAGGTTGATCGATGTTTTTCCTCATTTAAAAGAAGATATCGAAGTGTTTCCATCCCTTCCCGAGTCAGTTAGAAAGAGTTTGGGAAAATCGATTCGAGTGTCTGTTCAAACTCAAGAGGTATGCCCATTGGACACAAAAAAATCCACCATGAATGGTGAGATTGAAGGTGTGTTCAAGGCTATGTGGTGGCAGAATGAAAACGTCTTCGGTCCGTCCGAGTACTGTCACATATCGATTTCTGTTCCGAAAAGCAAAAACGTATCAGTTTTCAGACCTTCGAAAATCAGTGCGGAACATGTGGACGCTTCACTGATGATCTATTCTTGCCGCAACGTCAGCACGCTATCGCATATCGGCAAGGACGTGTATCTGTTTAATTGTGCTTTCACCAAAATGCAGCATATCGGGGGGAAGCTGTTTCATCGAATGTACGACTACGGAGGGGGCAAATGGCGGGATAACGTCATGGACAACATTGGCCTCTGGGAAGGGGAGATAGATACTGTAGAGGGCGATGTGGATATCGACGTTGGTAGATACGAGTTACACGCATCGGACCTGAATGGAAAGGTGGCCATATACAACAGATACGGTACGACACATCTGAAACAGACTGCCAGGCAACCGGAATCACGGTTCAGGCTTAGAACAGTATCTGGCGATATCAACCTCACCCTGCATGAGGCCATCGCTCCGGAAACCAGCGTATCCCTGCACTCGCTGTGCGGCAGTTTCGATTATGGTAACACCAGAGAAACCATACCATTGTTCAATACTCAATGCAGCGGCCATTGGTTGACCATGTCATCTATCATCGATTTTGCATCTGCAGATTTTGTGGTTTCGACAGAAAGCGGAAAAGCAAGTATCGAATTGTTCAGTTGA
- a CDS encoding TlpA disulfide reductase family protein gives MAFLEAGVAAPEVALEDADGNSTSLGDQANGDWMLAVFYKVGCGTCKFSAPYFDKIHQAYGGNGGFRVLGVSQDTPEETKAFMDEHGASFTNVYDTTHWASSDFGLTNVPTWFLMDEGGGILDSNTGFCRTDLNDLSKTIAGHLDEEAVVISPGDDGAPEMKPG, from the coding sequence ATGGCGTTCCTGGAAGCCGGGGTCGCGGCCCCGGAAGTCGCGCTGGAAGACGCGGACGGCAATTCGACGTCGCTGGGCGATCAGGCGAACGGCGACTGGATGCTGGCGGTCTTCTACAAGGTAGGCTGCGGGACCTGCAAGTTCAGCGCTCCTTATTTCGACAAGATCCACCAGGCCTACGGCGGCAACGGTGGATTCCGGGTGCTGGGCGTCTCGCAGGATACGCCGGAGGAAACGAAAGCGTTCATGGACGAGCATGGCGCGTCCTTTACGAACGTGTACGACACGACCCACTGGGCCTCGTCTGATTTCGGCCTGACGAACGTGCCGACCTGGTTTCTCATGGATGAGGGCGGCGGCATACTCGACAGCAACACGGGCTTCTGCCGGACCGACCTGAACGACCTGTCGAAGACCATCGCGGGCCACCTCGATGAGGAGGCCGTGGTCATTTCGCCGGGGGACGACGGCGCACCCGAAATGAAACCTGGATGA
- a CDS encoding energy transducer TonB translates to MSTPDSRTNTHIYLYVAFAVLVALSAGLLWHNDQQRQDVQNLQHSLYNAQVEIRVLQAQTIFGTPFIAPFDALDQHGQPAAMPDLGKGYQLFLFFKSWHHPSRLDMMASFGSMIGDNVPVVGVLQGESADEIAPIVEKFRLSFPVFLAADSPFDLPNTPHIVLIDEVGNVLHLAPIGSDTPSVEGQISEFAQMVRRLESAVQPELAGQPDTAVQSESAGGQPEGDQSELAAQSAPEGDQPDPADRPDQMADQLADEKVGIYWPTAVDTRAETVYYPEVPTGVVDLNFDGVVVVQLVVGTNGNVDTAFVERSSGFTDVDSLMVDVARKTVYTPAVHDGERVKMRKSLPFMFRNRPPSPDVETVTEE, encoded by the coding sequence ATGTCCACACCCGACTCACGCACGAACACTCACATATACCTTTACGTCGCCTTTGCCGTCCTCGTCGCATTGAGCGCCGGCCTCCTCTGGCACAATGACCAGCAAAGGCAGGACGTTCAAAATCTGCAGCACAGTCTGTACAACGCCCAGGTGGAAATCCGCGTGCTGCAGGCGCAAACGATATTCGGCACGCCGTTTATTGCCCCCTTCGACGCGCTCGACCAGCACGGCCAACCTGCAGCAATGCCGGATCTCGGCAAGGGGTACCAACTCTTCTTGTTTTTCAAGTCTTGGCATCACCCAAGCCGCCTCGACATGATGGCTTCATTTGGATCGATGATCGGTGACAATGTCCCGGTAGTCGGCGTACTCCAGGGAGAGTCTGCCGATGAGATCGCGCCTATCGTGGAGAAATTCAGGTTGAGCTTCCCGGTGTTCCTGGCAGCCGACTCTCCCTTCGATCTGCCCAATACACCCCACATTGTGCTGATCGATGAAGTCGGCAACGTTTTGCACCTGGCACCCATCGGGTCCGATACCCCATCAGTGGAGGGACAAATCTCGGAATTTGCGCAGATGGTGAGGCGACTGGAATCGGCCGTCCAGCCGGAGCTGGCAGGTCAACCGGACACAGCCGTCCAATCTGAGTCGGCAGGTGGCCAACCGGAAGGAGATCAATCGGAACTGGCTGCTCAATCGGCGCCGGAAGGAGATCAACCGGACCCGGCAGACCGACCGGACCAGATGGCCGACCAGTTGGCTGACGAAAAAGTTGGGATTTACTGGCCCACAGCGGTGGATACGAGAGCAGAGACTGTTTATTACCCCGAAGTCCCCACAGGCGTCGTCGATCTAAATTTCGATGGCGTCGTAGTGGTTCAACTCGTGGTAGGCACGAATGGCAACGTGGACACGGCATTCGTCGAAAGATCGTCAGGTTTCACTGATGTGGATTCTTTGATGGTGGACGTGGCTCGTAAAACGGTCTATACGCCGGCAGTACATGACGGTGAACGCGTAAAGATGCGAAAGTCGCTTCCGTTTATGTTCAGGAATAGACCCCCATCCCCGGACGTGGAGACCGTCACGGAGGAGTGA
- a CDS encoding ABC transporter ATP-binding protein produces the protein MGDSRISALRGVSATINRGEYMAVMGRSGSGKSTLMNILGCLDTPTAGRYALDGRSVGDLTDDEQAFIRNRMIGFVFQAFNLLPRMDALHNVELPLLYRGMDSRERRWRSMEAMEAVGVSDRASHRPNEMSGGQRQRVAIARALVGEPSIILADEPTGNLDSGTGEEIMAIFDRLNGEGHTIILVTHEAHIARHCRRIIRLRDGVIEEDRSIV, from the coding sequence ATGGGAGACAGCCGCATTTCCGCGCTCCGGGGCGTATCCGCCACCATCAACCGGGGCGAATACATGGCCGTGATGGGCCGGTCGGGATCCGGCAAATCCACCCTGATGAACATCCTGGGCTGCCTGGACACGCCCACGGCGGGCAGGTACGCCCTCGACGGCAGGTCCGTCGGAGACCTCACGGACGACGAACAGGCCTTCATCCGAAACCGGATGATCGGGTTCGTGTTCCAGGCCTTCAACCTGCTCCCGAGAATGGACGCGCTGCACAACGTGGAACTGCCGCTCCTCTACCGCGGCATGGACAGCAGGGAACGGCGTTGGCGCTCCATGGAAGCCATGGAAGCGGTGGGCGTGAGCGACCGGGCTAGCCACAGGCCCAACGAGATGTCGGGCGGGCAGCGCCAGCGCGTGGCCATCGCCCGTGCGCTGGTCGGCGAACCGTCCATCATCCTGGCGGACGAGCCTACGGGAAACCTGGACAGCGGGACCGGGGAGGAGATCATGGCGATTTTCGATCGTCTGAACGGGGAAGGACATACGATCATACTGGTGACCCACGAAGCGCATATCGCCCGGCATTGCAGGAGGATCATCAGGTTGCGCGATGGCGTGATTGAGGAGGATCGTTCGATTGTCTGA